In Epinephelus lanceolatus isolate andai-2023 chromosome 7, ASM4190304v1, whole genome shotgun sequence, the genomic stretch TCTGCTAagcctgttgtgtgtgtttttggctcATCTCAAGATAAGAAAAAAGGCACAGCATGTTGCTTTGGACGTGTGAATGTTGTTTTTCATAGATTGTTCTGAGAGGCCTCACTGGCACTGGCACTTCCTCAGCAGTGTATTGGTTGGACTTCacatttctcttctttttttaaatagataTTGTACCGtatccctccctctgtcttctgtcatgtcctctcactctcactcattCACGCTctcttctacacacacacacacaaagtgcccTACTTCACCCCAGTctcgcaacacacacacacacacacaaacatactgaACATTCAATTGCACTGTAAATCAATGAgcctcctttctcctctcctgctctgtgtgaACTGTAATTACTCCACGGTCACAGATTTGGCCAAGTTTCTGGGAAAGTCGACCTGCAAAAAAGAGAAAGCACTTTGTTAGAGCAAACAACCTGTGGCTGTGTTGTGTCACATAAAGTGCACTCATCTAGAAACTGTTGAGTATGAAACGTACACTTCTCTATGCTGaggcaaacacacattaacaagcCAAGAAAAGGTGAATAACAAATGGTGCTACAGAGGACGGGAAGGTGCAAGAAGAAAAACCACATTGCACACGACACGATGCCTGGCTCACTGACCACTTCCTGTCCTTATGATAAGAAAAGCCAGTGGTGGCGAGACATTACACGCACCATAACTGTGTAAACTACGTAAAGATGCCGTCCAAATTGGTAAGACAGAGATGAAATGTAAGCTACAGAAGCTGGGGTAACAAAACGAAACATattgcccacacacacattcagatacTGTGCACATCCGGCTTTAGCAAATGCAGCTCAGTAAACTGGTCTCCACAACCACTGTAAAGTTTGTTAATAATGAACTGACTGCAAGCAATAAATAGCCTCCCTGAGTCTTGTGCTGCATGCAAATTACATTCCACTGAAATGTTGAAATTCTACTCTGATTTGCAAAGTGATGCAAGCGAGAGCATTTGGATGGCAAATTATACAAGCACAAGATGTGTTTGAATATGTGCATTTAAATGTCGTATTCCTGATCAGTTTtgggttccaaaaaatgttaATTGATAAAATTTTTTTAGCAAAATGAAATTATCTGCTGACTATTTCAAAATCACGTGATAAATAATTAAAGTCATGTCCATCACAGTGAGTCAACTGTTGATAGTGTGTTTTAATAAAGCGTAACAAATGACATTTGCAGTATTTAGACAGTTAGGAGCTTTAACATCACATAAAATCAGATTACAGAATGATAGCGACcacaatatttatttgtttatatgaTCTGTTTCATATCTGGGGTTCAGATCAGTTTCACTCCAATTAGCAGATACAGTCTCACACATCTCCTTTAAGGTTTTGGTagataaaaaacactttaattctCTATACTTCATGTCCACTGAGAATCAGTACGGATAGCTAGATTCAAAACTTGTGTTGACTACTTACGTCATATCCTCGCAGGACGGCCAAGTGGAAGGACAGGAGCTGCAGGGGGATGACAGTGAGGATGCCCTGCAGACAGTCCACAGTTTGCGGCAGCTCAATAGCGTGGTAGGCATTCTTAGTCATCTCAGGGTCGTCCTGGCAACAAAGGATGATGGGCCGACCCTGATGGAGAGAGAGTCACAAATTACATTGGTTGCACTCAGAATGGGACATTTGTGTGAACGTGCATGTGTCCAGGTGTGAGTTTAGATCCCACGCCACTAAGGGTGTTTTTCAACTGATGGACGGCCTTGTTGGTTCGCTTTGggtaattttgtctttttttttggataaGCTAGAAAATCGTGACATAAGGAGTTGTTCATTTACCTAATCTTTGCTTTAACCACAAGATAAAACCTACAGGTGATGTCACACCTAACTGTAACTTGAAACAGAATGACTTTTACCTGACTGCTGATAAATTCTCAAATTGGCCATCATAATGTTACACTGGAAAATATGTACAACTAAGTCATGCTAAAATATACTGACATTTTGATGGACTAAATCAGTGTATCCCAACTGGTAtgtcgcggtccaaaagtgggtcacgggtACTCTCTGAGTGGACCCAAGTGACTCGcacgtgtcaagtttgtgaaacacattttattttgaagtacagagaatttctggcacagagctcttattttgaagtgctgtttcctgctgtagagtgagtcaCTACTGGACAGtgacttgacagagacagcaaactagcttgacgacatggcgaACTGCAAGTGTGACACTGGAAatattgggaaccactggactaaatTGTGACAAAGGGGTCTGTACTCTGAAATCGATGTAGTATCTTGCAATAAAGATGCCCAAACAGGTGTACAAGGCAGACTATCAATTTCCATATACATATGTGTAAGGCCAAATATACAAATCACCGGTAAACACGAACAGTATATTCTGTTTGTCTTCATACTTGGGTATTATTCAGTCCAGTTTGCCCTAATTTTCTAAGCTTTAGAAATATAACTAGGCCGTAATTTGCCACACAGTGCAACCTCTCATTTCATCACACAAAAATATGACAGGATTTTTGTTCTACAGTCTTACAAAGGTGCACACAGGTTATCATAAAAACGTCGTACGGGCTGAGACAATTGACAGAGTTCACCAAAGCATGTACTGCAGCGCCCTGCAAAACCACGCCCATCCAGGTAAAATACCAAGTTTTCAGGGAGTTCTGTTACAGTAGAGTTTTTCCAGGACCTACCGATCTGGCAGTGACTTGTTGCAGAGCATTCTGGCATTTGGTGTAGCAGGCGTCTTTCATGATGATCATGATGACCGGCATGTCTTTGTCGATAAGTGCCAGAGGGCCGTGCTTCAGCTCACCAGCCAGGATGCCCTCAGAGTGCATGTACGTGATCTCCTTGATTTTCTGcattagagaaaaaaagaataaaatctcTCTTATGTCATCTGATGTTTATACTTTGTCCtcatattttatgttactgtatgaGAAGTGAATTGCAATTTTTTGACAGGCTATGTGACATTCTCGACTCACCAGCGCCCCCTCAAGGCAGGTGGCGTAGTGGAACCCTCGGCCCATGACCAGAAGAGACCTTTGCTGGTACAGTTCATTGGCGATGTCCTTGATCTTCTTATCTAGGGCCAACACTGTCTTTATCAGCTCTATGAAAGTAAAAGAACAAGCAATGGAGTTATTATGGTAGCATTTAAAATATAAGTGTGCAATTACGCAAACCAAATATACTGTATTCTGTGAGTCTGATTTGTCAGTGATGGTCGAACATGGTTAAGCATCTCTTAAAGATGCTGTACGCTCATGTTGAGACCATGACAGCTTTATATTTGTGATTTACTGATGTCTGTTGGACTGACCAGGTAGCACCCTGAGGCCGTTGATGATCTCCAGTCTTCTCTGCTGTAGGGAGAGCCTGTCCTCGCTCATCATCAGGCCAAACATTACGAGGGCCACAAACTGACTGGTGTAGGCCTggatcacacacacaagaaacacTCATATAACCCCACGTGTTCCTTAACAGTGTGGCCTATCAAGCAAATAACACAGAACTCTGTATATCCTGCAGTCTATTTTGCATGCTGCTTTTGCAAAGATTTTATAAACTTACGGGATGTACATTGTAAACTATACCTTTGTGCTAGCCACTCCTATCTCAGGCCCAGCATTGACGTGAACTCCGCAGTCTGTTTCCCTGCAAATGGAGCTGCCCACAGTGTTGGTTATACCAACTGTCAGAGCACCTTGGCTCTTGCAGTACCGTAGTGCCATCAAGGTGTCTGCTGTCTCTCCTGAGGGAGCAGAGGGAATAAAGAGACATGCTTACAATGCAGAACTGCAGCACAGTAAGGCCACAGTTGGAGGTAAGACACCAAAAGATGATGATACTGTCAGGTTTGTCTTGGAAACAAAAGACCGTCATCtcaaatttctgtttttgagaAATGAAATCCAACAAAACTAAGCTGCTGaccaaaaagacaaacacatgaGCACAGACTGACAGCAGGGGCAggttttgtatgtgttttttgtggTGTTTTCACCTGACTGGCTGATGAAGAAGCAAACGTCGTCTCTGAAAACGGGCGTGTTGCGATCCAGGAAGTCGCTCGCCAGCTCCACCATGACGGACAGCTCTGTCAGCTCCTCGAGGATCTGTCTGGTCTGAAAATTAgggaaacaaaagcagcagtctaaccatcaacatcatcatcacgACTCTCCAGACAAACAGTAACCATGTCTTTAGAACTTTGCTTTCACTAATAAACACCGTCTTCATTAAAGAAGGGAGGTCATCGCGCTTATTTCAGTTTTTGATACTCACAGCCACTGCAGCGTGGAAGCTAGTGCCGCAGCCAATCACGAGTAGCCGTCTGCAGCGTTTGATTTCTTTCAGGTGGTCCTTCAGCCCGCCGAGAACCACTAAACATATAGATGATGGTTACATTAGTGAGCATCGAAATAAGGGACTGAAGTGATGCACAAATACATGTTTTAGTCTCTGACTACTCTTTGTCTTTCAATCCTATCTTCAAACACACAATGGTAAGAaggtcacaacaacaaacaacagatcCTGATCCTGAACTAGTCCTTGCTAATATTGACTGAATGGATCAGAGACCAGGTCAGACGCCCTATGCATCATTAAAAACCTGAAGGCCCTGCACGTTTGTAAGCTCACTAGTCACCTGTGTTGGTGTCAAAACATATCCGTCCTCTCATAGTGTTGACCACTGACTCCGGCTGCTCGAAGATCTCCTTCTGCATGAAGGCATCAAAATTACCTGCAAAGAGAGGAACATGTATGTACCTCAGATTATCAGATCCTCATGACACACGAGGACATGCAGAACCTCTTCAGAGAGATAAGACAGATAACAGAGGTATGTGGAGGAAGGGTTAGCGATTTAAAGAGGCTGAAAAACTGAGCAGCCATTTTactttttcactttcagccagcagggggcgagCAAGTATAAGTCTACAAACTAGACTGTGGTGGTGACACTGCTTGCATGTTACCAGTGTACTCAGTAGGTGTGGTGGAAAAACTTTTAGGTATAAAATATGAGGTGTATGTGTCTCTGCATTGTTGTGGTTAACTAAACCTGTTCTGTCTTACTTTGTCGGCAAGTTAAAATGTCCCAGGCCTGTTTAATCAGAGAGGTTAAAAGAAGTTGTGTCTGCTGGCAGCAGACAGGCACTGAGTTGTTTAGACTAGATAAAGAAGACGAGGTACACACGTCCATCTGTGACCTTGTTCTTGGGTATAATTAAGGCTGTAAAGATTGATTCTTTGAGGCACAACGGCTGTGTCTGGTCTGTTTAATGGCACCAGtgttgtaaataaatacattcattGCAAGACAATAAAGACTAATGAGAGTGTTTTTCATTCACTAAAATGGATAGTTGTCTAAGAGGACACTTGTTTATTCATTAGAGTAATCTGTtggaaggtccagtgtgtaggatttagggggacgtATGAGCAGAGATAGAATATAATGTGATAAGTTTGTTTCTTaaatgtataatcacctgggAATAAGAATCACTGTTTTTTCATTACCTCAGAATGAACTATCTTTATCTACAAAGGGAGTGGGTTCTTTGTCCTTCGTCATGTAGCTcagaagggacaaaccaaacactggctctagatagggctattGGTGTTTTCCTGTCAGCCGCCCCTCCACGATGAGAGTGTCATAAAAACACAGCTTTATTCAGTTGTTTTACCCATTTAAATcacctgatctgtttgtttttggagaggaagagacctctgcggctAATATGGCCCCCAATAAAATCCAcctgaacaattaacactaAAGGAAATCTAACTAAGAGAAAttccagctggttgcaatttgcaatcctcaccactagatgccactaattccccataaatcctacacactggacctttaattctAATGTGTTTTAACAATGTTCTTTTAAGCTAAACTGCTTAGATAAAATCAGAATGGTGTATTATCCTCATATTCATCGAATAATCAAGTTTTCTTCCTTCATTTTCTCACCTTTCATGATCTGTTGCAGCTCCATCTGCAGGGTCTGGATTGCCCTCACTGGATCCTCACCAGCCTGCCGGTTTAGCCTGTGGATGGAGAGTTTCCCGCCGGTCACCACTGCAATGTCATCATCCTCCATGTACAACACCTTGTTGGTGTGCTCGATGATGGCACTGTGGGTAGAGATAAAACGGATACATGTGATGAGCTGACGATTATGTCTGCAAGTCTGGTGTTTATTAAAGGCActaaatgtgtttctttttagaATATTTTGCTTGATAggtgtgacagacagacacagaggagatAAAGTCAGTGACTTAATTAATATGATAAATAAGAATTCAATGCTACTGTCCCATGTTGGATTCACCACAGACAATTGCTTTCTCACCTGGCGTCAGAGGCAAAGTAATACTCCACAGCTCTGCCATCTCCCACAGAGTTGATGGCGCTGGAGCAGTCGGGACGATTATGGCtgttcttctcctggacagccTCCTTGTAGTGACCTACAGAGTCAAAAGTCAGAGGTCAGGAGTCAGAGGTCGCACAGTGTCTTTGAGCGACTAAAGCAATCAAGATGTGCTCATCACTTGAATTCTTCCTCTCAACTTCCAGATGGAGGAAGGTCACTGCTGTGGGAACTGGGTATGTCATGTCACGAAATTCTGATTTCGTGGTAAAATCAGAAAGCTTTCAAGGTGGAACATTCAACTGATAACAGTGGTTACCACAAACAGAATATTTACCACAGATTAAATGTCCATATTGCTTTTTGTAATCAGATTTGTTGTCTTAACTTGTTAATAATTATCAGCAGCGTGCATTTCTGACTGACACAGTGTCTTTCAAATCTGCAAGATTACTTTACAGCACAAGAGAGCACTTTTCTTTCCCTGAGTCAACATGGTCTTATTAGGTAATCATGGTACTTTATATATTGTTTGAACAACAACGGGGTTTTAAAGAAGCTGTGCTCTAAAAGAAATTGTCACGATTGTTATGAAAAGAGAGGTCCAAAAAGAAGTGAGAGGATTATTTTCAACCATTAAAAGGACACACCCTGCTTGTCTCCCTCCTGGCCTCAAACCACCTAACTCCTTGGACTTTGGACTGCTCTCACCTGAGCCATGAAGTGCCATAAATTTAGAGTGGACAGATAAGACAGTGAAGACACGGCCCTATGCGCAGTAGAGACGAGGAAGCAACAGCAAAATAAGCAGGCTGTTGTTAACAATAAATAATCCTAATAGTGCATCTAAAAGATTACAAGAGAAACACAATCATAAACTTTGTCTCTATTAGTGGGAACTCTGGgatcaaaaaaacacattttccattcAACATCCAGATAAGTTTTCAAATGACCACCACCCCCTGATACTAAACAAAGAAATCCCTGGCACCACTTTATGGAAAATTACTTTCTAAGAATGATTTTTAGCAGAATTATTGCACAATGAataacagaaccacaaaacatCTTGCACTACTTCCACAGTTAGCCAAGAGCGTCACTTTGTGGGATTTGTTACAGCACATCAGAGAAAATCAAGAGTTAGAGCAATATTATCCAGGAAGAAAGTAAAGAAGGAAAATGCTCCCTTGATAGGATACATATTTTCAGGCTACTGTGTAAGGCGACTATCTGCGTATCTTGCTGGATCAGATGTTTCCATGAAAACTCATCAATGAATTGAtccaataacaataataaccgTGCCAAAGCCTGGTTGTGCtacagagctccattgttgcccaaaaactattaaaaaaacatcaatgagCCACGCTGTTGCACTGAGTGACACGTTCCTTCAGtgcagtttattttgagtcGATCTCACGTACACCATCCTGCtggctgaaaatagtccccaacaaatatttactcctgtttgagttTGCTCTAAACTACAGTGCCCGGCTGTTTTAGGAAATACTtaagtcttttttaaaaaagtaaaatacataTTCATGGCCCATTTTCGGGATTTGCAATGCCAGTAGGAGTGAGTGGGGTTGGGGCTGAGTGCCACAGACGTTAGGGGAGTCTGAAAGTATTGAGTGATGGACTAATGCAGTGGCTCccactggtccagccatggggtccaaaTTTCTTCTTCATCATTAACTCCAGGTCCACATAGTTTAATACGGTTCAtgcttgcatttggccatgtcgtcgagttagtttgctgtctctatgTAGCtttctgttagtcactcactctacagcgaGAAagggcacttcaaaataaaagctctgtgccagaaattcactgtacttaaaataaaggcccaatcccaataaccccccttgtccactatcCCTTAGCCCTTAGCCCTCGAAAtaaagcaacgaggggtaggggttgaaatccttccctaggaattgggacaccactcactacgtcaccgcgtcGGTTATGTTCACGCATACCTAACTACATttccatctacatttccaaccggcatctacaacataacggtaacgttagctactatTATGCTTGCTACTAACATACCATTAGAGTAATAAGATATgtacgacaggggacttctgctagctagctagctaaccagctaacattacgaggcagcatagttatactagctggtatgttatcgtaatgtgaaaaatctgacaattttgcagaacgggacagatgacagatgccagatagcacgagctagcaagctagctaacaagcaacccgACGACGGTAACGTTACCTAGCTGGCTAGACTTCGTGAATagcaataaaaacttttttccccatctcttgctcggtggtagccatggcgacatctacccctcgctggcaagtcagcatctgacatccctcgctccgaagggctagtttcatacccactaccccttgttatgccccctacccctacacacaaaaaaggaattgggacacccctacccctcgcgggaacgcgcaaatctaggggtagggccaaggggtagggctaagggggggtattgggatggGCCCAaactttacaaacttgacacatttgcgaaTTACTCAcgatccattcagaatggaccagtgacccacttttggatcctgccccaccagttgggaaccactggaccaAATGACATTTGTTTTGGGTCTTCACTTGCCTTTTAAGACGTTTTTTAAAGTGGTTTTAGAACAGGTAAgaaatgtgatgacacacaaaGTGACGACTGAAAAAACTGCAGTAGCATTAAGCCACATTATAACTGGTTGTCGCCATATTCAACTAGGATTGGAGGTTTAAAGATGATCATTTTGCGACCTCCCATCAAACACTTAGATATTAACTATGTAAAACAATGTTCAATAAATCACTTGGCCTTAACTGGAGGGTAAGACAATGCACTTAATTACAATCATGAGGAGGATTTTCGTTGACGGGGACTTGACATGACATGCTTTTGCTAAATTTTAGGTAATGGAAAACTTTTAAGAATGTGCACTTTTGAAGATTGAGAGCCATTTTAATAACACTGATATattgtgtgtttggtgtttggTGATGAAGAGATTGGCATGCCTTCATGGGTCATTACATTAACAACTGGTGCTGGCAGATCAGCTCAGCCTCTGAAATAAACCTCATAGTTTTAAACAAATCATAACTGATGTATTTGAGCAATAGCAATACAGTTTTTGAGCAGTATCGAAATCAAGCTGTTGAAGTTGTGCAGTATTTCTTAACTTCCTTAATGGGTCATTCGGGATCTAGTTACTGATTTAATTTCTCCATTTATTTTCATCCTTCTCTGCTGTGTTATGACTAAGCAAGCAGCTTAGCAAGTCCCTTTATTTCGCAACTTACATGAAGCACTGATTGCTGGAGTATCTTTTGCAGCTCAGACTGTCAGGAGCAAGATCATTTAATATGCTATTAAATTCAATATGCTAATGATTTATGAATactctctgctctgtgtgtatttacagtatGTCGGTGTGCGAGCATGCAAAAGATGTGGGGGTGCAGAGTAAGCGGATAatggcagacagagacaggaacaGAGCTCACCACTGTTGTACTGGATGGGGATGTTTTCGGTCAACAGCTCATGCTCGCTTCGCACACCAATGAGCAATGGACTTCCTCTCCTGCCGGGACAAGAATGAAGCAAGCAGGGAGGCAGAGacgggagggagagggagagggagagggagagggagagggagggaaagtgTGGGTGAggtgggagaaaggagaggaTTAGGCTTTTGTAGACACACAACAATGTCGGATACATACACCCTCACGTGGTGCTTTATACAAGTCTGACTGTTCAGGTAACCTGACATCCTGCCCTGCTGCGTTATTCCACACTAAACTAAAGTTCCTTTGCACTCTTAATGATCATTTTTTCTTCAATGAACAACCTAAAATTCAATCGAGTAACACTAGAGAGAGACTCACTTATTCCAGATC encodes the following:
- the gfpt2 gene encoding glutamine--fructose-6-phosphate aminotransferase [isomerizing] 2 gives rise to the protein MCGIFAYLNYRVPRTRKEIFETLVKGLQRLEYRGYDSAGVAVDGPKKKDSDVNNNSICLIKKKGKVKALDEELYTCSEKDSLDLDEELNTHFGLAHTRWATHGEPSALNSHPHRSDKNNEFVVIHNGIITNYKELKAYLITKGYEFESETDTEVIPKLIKYVYDNRENDNISFSTLVERVIQQLEGAFALVFKSHHFPGEAVSTRRGSPLLIGVRSEHELLTENIPIQYNSGHYKEAVQEKNSHNRPDCSSAINSVGDGRAVEYYFASDASAIIEHTNKVLYMEDDDIAVVTGGKLSIHRLNRQAGEDPVRAIQTLQMELQQIMKGNFDAFMQKEIFEQPESVVNTMRGRICFDTNTVVLGGLKDHLKEIKRCRRLLVIGCGTSFHAAVATRQILEELTELSVMVELASDFLDRNTPVFRDDVCFFISQSGETADTLMALRYCKSQGALTVGITNTVGSSICRETDCGVHVNAGPEIGVASTKAYTSQFVALVMFGLMMSEDRLSLQQRRLEIINGLRVLPELIKTVLALDKKIKDIANELYQQRSLLVMGRGFHYATCLEGALKIKEITYMHSEGILAGELKHGPLALIDKDMPVIMIIMKDACYTKCQNALQQVTARSGRPIILCCQDDPEMTKNAYHAIELPQTVDCLQGILTVIPLQLLSFHLAVLRGYDVDFPRNLAKSVTVE